The proteins below are encoded in one region of Peptoniphilus sp. GNH:
- the trmD gene encoding tRNA (guanosine(37)-N1)-methyltransferase TrmD, with product MRISILTLFPEVFNFLENYSVLGRAINENKLSLELFNIREYSTNKHKKVDDYSYGGGPGMLMASQPIYDAIEAAKGPNSKVIYLSPQGKVLTQEKLVELSKEEDLIFLNGHYEGIDNRIIENYVDEEISIGDYVLTGGEIATMVLIDGISRLLPGVLSSDESFQMESHYDGILEYPQYTRPYDFMGHKVPDILLSGDHKKIELYRRSQALRATFLKRPDLLKKVKLSREDEKLIEEIKNSLKGGL from the coding sequence TTGAGAATAAGTATACTTACTTTATTCCCAGAGGTATTTAATTTTTTAGAAAATTATAGCGTTTTGGGAAGAGCCATAAATGAAAATAAACTTTCTTTGGAGCTATTTAATATTAGAGAATACTCTACTAATAAGCACAAAAAAGTTGATGATTATAGTTATGGAGGCGGCCCTGGTATGTTGATGGCTAGCCAGCCTATTTATGATGCCATTGAAGCTGCCAAAGGTCCTAATTCAAAAGTTATATATCTTTCACCTCAAGGCAAGGTTCTCACACAAGAAAAACTGGTAGAACTTTCAAAAGAAGAAGATTTAATTTTTTTAAACGGTCACTACGAAGGAATTGACAATAGAATTATTGAAAACTATGTGGATGAGGAAATTTCCATAGGAGACTATGTATTGACAGGTGGAGAGATTGCCACTATGGTTTTAATAGATGGCATTTCTAGATTACTTCCTGGTGTATTATCTTCAGATGAATCCTTTCAAATGGAGTCTCATTATGATGGCATACTAGAATATCCTCAATATACTAGGCCTTATGACTTCATGGGTCACAAAGTTCCTGACATATTACTTAGTGGAGATCATAAAAAAATTGAATTATATAGACGAAGCCAGGCTTTAAGGGCAACTTTTCTTAAAAGACCAGATCTTTTGAAAAAGGTGAAACTTAGCCGGGAAGATGAAAAATTAATTGAAGAAATCAAAAATTCCTTGAAGGGGGGGTTATAA
- a CDS encoding KH domain-containing protein, with amino-acid sequence MLELVEYIARELVDNPDKVDVSSSKDEEGNVYISLRVDESDMGKVIGKKGRIAKSIRAILKAISLKENIKIFLEIED; translated from the coding sequence ATGTTGGAATTAGTTGAATATATTGCAAGAGAACTTGTAGATAATCCGGACAAGGTAGATGTTAGTTCTTCTAAAGACGAAGAAGGAAATGTTTATATTTCACTTAGAGTTGATGAATCTGATATGGGAAAAGTAATTGGCAAAAAAGGTCGTATAGCTAAGTCTATCAGAGCCATTTTAAAAGCCATTTCTCTAAAAGAAAATATCAAAATTTTTTTGGAAATAGAGGACTAA
- the rpsP gene encoding 30S ribosomal protein S16 yields MAVKIRLRRMGSNKNPFYRIIVADSRSPRNGRFIEEIGYYNPLTDPKTVKIDADKANNWILKGAKPTDVVDRLFRENKVYEAKKAQGETGKEKETTEELAN; encoded by the coding sequence ATGGCAGTAAAAATTAGACTAAGAAGAATGGGTTCAAACAAGAATCCTTTTTATAGAATTATAGTTGCGGATTCACGCAGTCCCAGAAATGGAAGATTTATCGAAGAAATTGGTTATTACAATCCTTTGACAGATCCAAAGACTGTAAAAATTGACGCTGATAAGGCAAATAATTGGATTCTAAAGGGAGCAAAACCTACTGATGTAGTTGATAGACTTTTTAGAGAAAATAAAGTTTATGAAGCTAAAAAAGCTCAAGGTGAAACAGGCAAAGAAAAAGAAACTACTGAAGAGCTTGCTAATTAG
- the rplS gene encoding 50S ribosomal protein L19 translates to MSDIIRALEKDQMRSDVKKFNVGDTIKVHYRIIEGTRERVQVFEGTVVKIQGGGSRQTFTVRRISYGVGVERTFLMHSPRIADITLVRKGRVRRSKLYYLRDRQGKAAKVKEKTNY, encoded by the coding sequence ATGTCAGATATTATAAGAGCGCTTGAAAAAGATCAAATGAGATCAGATGTTAAAAAATTTAATGTTGGCGATACTATAAAGGTTCACTATAGAATAATTGAAGGTACTAGAGAAAGAGTTCAAGTTTTTGAAGGTACTGTTGTAAAAATTCAAGGCGGTGGATCAAGACAAACTTTCACTGTTAGAAGAATTTCTTACGGAGTAGGCGTTGAAAGAACTTTCTTAATGCATTCTCCAAGAATTGCAGATATCACACTAGTTAGAAAGGGTAGAGTAAGACGTTCAAAACTATATTACCTACGCGATAGACAAGGTAAGGCTGCTAAAGTTAAAGAAAAAACCAATTATTAA
- a CDS encoding [FeFe] hydrogenase, group A, whose amino-acid sequence MNISCNINGKDLTVAEGTTILEAARGINIDIPTLCHMKLDHFHYENMPSSCRLCMVEVEGRKNLCTACSEVITDGMIIRTDTPKAVMARKTNLELLLSNHPKDCLTCAKNLECELQDLAAKMGVREIQYPGKRMVHKVDRSSKALERNPSKCVMCRRCESMCNEVQTVGTLAAINRGFDAIVSPAFSIPLEDSSCTFCGQCAAVCPTGAIVEIDETDKVWKAIKDPTKHLVVQVAPAIRVAIGEMFGYEPGSIQTGKLVAALRRLGFDTVFDTDFSADLTVMEEASEIVDRIKNDGVLPILTSCCPAWVRFIETNFPDMLDIPSTCKSPQIMMGAMVKSYYAQKKGIDPKDIVMVSIMPCTAKKAEAYRTELKNDNLQDVDIVLSTRELGRMIKLYGINFNELEDENFDTLMGESTGAGVIFGTTGGVIEAAIRTANDWLSGKDMGDFEFKELRGIEGIRQAEVEINDMKLRVGIANGLGNARKLLEGIRSGEYKFDAIEIMACPGGCIGGGGQPYHHGDSTILEKRQKAIYEIDKSKTIRKSHQNPMIKAIYEEFLGKPYGPKSHELLHTTYKKRERI is encoded by the coding sequence ATGAATATTAGTTGTAATATAAATGGAAAAGATTTAACTGTAGCTGAAGGGACTACTATACTAGAAGCTGCAAGAGGAATAAATATTGACATTCCGACCTTATGCCATATGAAATTAGATCACTTTCATTATGAAAACATGCCTTCTTCTTGCCGTTTGTGCATGGTTGAGGTGGAAGGAAGAAAAAATTTATGTACTGCATGCTCTGAAGTTATAACTGATGGCATGATTATAAGGACAGATACTCCTAAAGCTGTAATGGCAAGAAAAACTAATCTAGAACTTTTGTTGTCAAATCACCCTAAGGACTGTCTTACATGTGCAAAGAACTTAGAATGCGAACTTCAAGATTTGGCAGCTAAAATGGGAGTAAGAGAAATTCAATATCCTGGCAAACGGATGGTTCACAAGGTAGATAGATCTTCCAAGGCATTGGAAAGAAATCCATCCAAGTGTGTAATGTGTAGACGCTGTGAAAGCATGTGTAATGAAGTTCAAACCGTAGGCACTTTAGCTGCAATAAATAGAGGCTTTGATGCTATTGTTTCTCCAGCCTTTAGCATACCTCTAGAAGATTCATCATGCACATTCTGCGGTCAATGTGCAGCTGTATGTCCTACGGGTGCAATTGTAGAAATAGATGAGACGGATAAGGTCTGGAAAGCAATAAAGGATCCTACAAAACATTTGGTTGTCCAAGTGGCTCCTGCCATTAGGGTTGCCATAGGAGAGATGTTTGGATATGAACCAGGAAGTATTCAAACAGGTAAATTGGTAGCGGCCCTTAGAAGATTAGGGTTTGATACTGTTTTCGATACTGATTTTTCTGCTGATTTAACAGTTATGGAAGAGGCATCAGAAATAGTAGACAGAATAAAAAATGACGGGGTTCTTCCAATACTTACTTCATGTTGTCCGGCTTGGGTGAGATTTATTGAAACTAATTTCCCTGATATGCTAGATATACCATCAACTTGTAAATCTCCACAAATTATGATGGGCGCAATGGTAAAAAGTTATTATGCTCAGAAAAAAGGTATAGATCCCAAAGATATAGTTATGGTTTCAATAATGCCATGCACAGCCAAGAAAGCAGAAGCATATAGAACTGAGTTAAAGAATGATAATCTCCAAGATGTTGATATAGTCCTTTCGACTAGAGAACTTGGAAGAATGATTAAACTATATGGTATAAACTTTAATGAGCTTGAAGATGAAAACTTCGATACTCTCATGGGAGAATCAACTGGTGCTGGTGTAATTTTTGGAACTACTGGCGGTGTAATTGAAGCTGCCATAAGAACTGCTAACGACTGGTTAAGCGGAAAAGATATGGGAGATTTTGAATTCAAAGAATTAAGAGGCATTGAAGGTATACGCCAAGCTGAAGTTGAGATTAATGATATGAAACTCAGAGTTGGAATAGCCAATGGCTTGGGCAATGCTAGAAAGCTTTTAGAGGGCATAAGATCAGGAGAATATAAGTTTGACGCAATAGAAATCATGGCATGCCCAGGAGGTTGTATTGGTGGAGGAGGGCAACCTTACCATCATGGAGACTCAACTATTTTAGAAAAAAGACAAAAGGCAATTTATGAAATTGACAAATCTAAGACCATAAGAAAGAGCCACCAAAATCCAATGATAAAAGCAATTTATGAAGAATTTTTAGGTAAACCTTATGGCCCTAAGTCTCATGAATTACTTCATACAACCTATAAGAAAAGAGAAAGAATTTAA
- the ffh gene encoding signal recognition particle protein — MAFENLSEKLQNALDSLRGKGKLTEKDINSAMREVRLALLEADVNFKVVKDFVKNIKTQALGEKVMSSLTPGQQVIKIVNEELTELMGSTESKLDFSKKPSVILMSGLQGAGKTTTCGKLAKKLKKDGKRPLLVACDVYRPAAIKQLKIVGESVDVPVFSMGDKISPVDISKAAIEHASKNNNDVVIIDTAGRLHIDKSLMAELKDINNAVNPSEILLVLDAMTGQDAVNVAKTFDDTLALTGVILTKLDGDARGGAALSLRAVTNKPIKFITTGEKMDALEVFHPARMASRILGMGDVLTLIEKAQANFDQESAKQLEQKLRNQTFTFDDFLTQMQQMRKMGPLEDLIGMLPGVNTKMLKGAKLDEKEFARVEAIIKSMTPKERTKPELIDMSRRKRIALGSGTSPADVNRLLKQFRDLRKMMKQFGNMGKNMRKGKFKLPFSF, encoded by the coding sequence ATGGCTTTTGAGAATCTTTCAGAGAAGCTTCAAAATGCTCTTGATTCCTTAAGAGGTAAGGGTAAGCTTACAGAAAAAGATATCAATTCTGCAATGAGAGAAGTTAGACTTGCTCTATTAGAAGCGGATGTAAACTTCAAAGTAGTAAAAGATTTTGTAAAAAATATTAAAACACAAGCCCTAGGAGAGAAGGTGATGTCATCTCTTACTCCTGGTCAACAAGTTATTAAGATTGTAAATGAAGAGCTTACTGAACTTATGGGTAGCACTGAGAGTAAACTTGATTTCTCAAAAAAACCTTCCGTAATACTTATGAGTGGCTTGCAAGGCGCAGGAAAGACAACAACTTGTGGCAAACTTGCTAAAAAACTAAAAAAAGATGGTAAAAGACCTCTTTTAGTTGCTTGCGATGTTTATAGGCCGGCAGCAATTAAACAATTGAAGATTGTTGGAGAAAGTGTCGATGTCCCAGTATTTTCTATGGGTGACAAAATTAGCCCTGTAGATATATCAAAGGCTGCAATTGAACATGCTAGTAAAAATAATAATGATGTTGTCATAATAGATACTGCAGGAAGATTACACATAGATAAATCACTGATGGCTGAGCTAAAGGATATTAACAATGCTGTAAATCCTAGCGAGATTTTGCTTGTTTTGGATGCTATGACTGGTCAAGATGCAGTAAATGTTGCAAAAACTTTTGATGACACTTTGGCTCTTACTGGTGTAATTTTGACTAAACTGGATGGAGATGCCAGAGGTGGAGCTGCTTTATCGTTAAGAGCTGTCACAAACAAGCCTATAAAATTTATAACTACTGGCGAAAAGATGGATGCCTTAGAAGTCTTTCATCCTGCAAGGATGGCATCAAGAATTTTAGGCATGGGAGATGTGCTTACCTTAATCGAAAAGGCTCAGGCTAATTTTGACCAAGAGTCAGCCAAGCAATTGGAGCAGAAACTTAGAAATCAAACATTTACTTTTGATGATTTTTTGACCCAAATGCAGCAAATGCGAAAGATGGGACCCTTGGAAGACTTGATTGGAATGCTTCCAGGAGTTAATACAAAAATGTTAAAGGGTGCAAAGCTTGATGAAAAAGAGTTTGCAAGAGTTGAGGCTATTATAAAGTCTATGACGCCAAAAGAGCGAACAAAGCCAGAGCTTATTGATATGAGCAGAAGAAAGAGAATAGCATTAGGTTCGGGAACAAGCCCTGCTGATGTAAATAGACTATTAAAACAATTTAGAGATCTTAGAAAGATGATGAAGCAATTCGGAAACATGGGCAAGAACATGAGAAAAGGAAAATTCAAATTACCCTTTTCGTTTTAA
- the rimM gene encoding ribosome maturation factor RimM (Essential for efficient processing of 16S rRNA) — MENVTLVGKIINTHGIKGNLKLYPYTDDPNRFKQLSYLLLGEDLKEYALEESFVQKSLAYVKLKGFDNINDVLNFVGLNVYIRDEDRVELPKDRYFISDIVGMSVFDLKGNYYGTVKDVLETGANDVYEILNDEGKMSYLPAIKEFVLEVNVENKKLIVNPIEGLFS; from the coding sequence TTGGAAAATGTAACACTTGTGGGAAAAATCATAAACACACATGGTATAAAAGGCAATTTAAAGTTGTATCCCTATACAGATGATCCAAACAGATTTAAGCAGCTTAGTTATCTTTTGCTTGGCGAAGATTTAAAGGAGTACGCTCTAGAGGAATCTTTCGTTCAAAAATCCTTAGCATATGTCAAACTAAAAGGTTTTGACAATATAAATGATGTATTAAATTTTGTTGGATTAAATGTTTATATTAGGGATGAGGATAGAGTAGAGTTACCCAAAGATAGGTATTTCATATCTGATATAGTTGGTATGAGTGTATTTGATCTAAAAGGAAATTATTACGGAACTGTAAAAGATGTCCTAGAAACTGGAGCCAATGATGTTTATGAGATATTGAATGATGAGGGAAAGATGTCATATTTGCCTGCTATAAAAGAATTTGTTCTGGAGGTAAATGTGGAGAATAAAAAGTTAATTGTAAATCCGATTGAGGGGTTATTTTCTTGA
- a CDS encoding DNA-binding protein, with translation MKDRFFELTMLFDYYGALLSEKQKETFRLYYFYDCSLNEIAETLKISKQAISINLKRAEDNLRSFDGALKLLKQDQDESDIKKDIFSKLEKIRLISKDNRIIELIDEIETLFEKKR, from the coding sequence ATGAAAGACAGATTTTTCGAACTAACAATGCTCTTCGACTACTATGGAGCCTTGTTGAGTGAAAAACAAAAAGAAACTTTTAGACTCTATTATTTTTATGATTGCTCCTTAAATGAGATTGCAGAAACTTTAAAAATAAGTAAGCAAGCAATCAGTATTAACTTAAAAAGAGCTGAGGATAATTTGAGGTCTTTTGATGGAGCGTTGAAGCTACTAAAACAAGATCAAGATGAATCAGACATCAAAAAAGATATTTTCAGCAAATTAGAAAAAATTAGACTTATTTCGAAGGACAATAGAATCATTGAATTAATAGATGAAATTGAAACCCTTTTTGAGAAAAAGAGGTGA
- a CDS encoding NAD(P)H-dependent oxidoreductase subunit E, producing the protein MSNFNMSILDEKKLTLLDKYMDGFDDKEHNIITILHYAQDIFDYLPKELQLYIARKIGIPASKVNGIVSFYSFFNENPTGKYVANVCMGTACFVKHSQDILDEFNKILKLDENGMSADKLFSINSIRCLGACGIGPVVKINDKIFGHVKKEDVAGIIKSYRDKEGL; encoded by the coding sequence ATGTCTAATTTTAACATGTCTATACTTGACGAAAAGAAATTAACGCTTCTTGACAAGTATATGGATGGGTTTGACGATAAGGAACATAACATAATCACAATATTGCATTATGCTCAGGATATTTTTGATTATCTTCCTAAAGAACTTCAACTTTACATAGCTAGGAAGATAGGAATCCCTGCCTCCAAGGTAAATGGGATTGTATCATTTTATTCTTTTTTCAATGAGAACCCAACTGGTAAGTATGTTGCAAATGTTTGTATGGGGACAGCGTGTTTTGTAAAACATTCTCAAGATATTTTGGACGAGTTTAACAAAATTTTGAAACTTGACGAGAATGGAATGAGTGCCGATAAATTATTTTCAATAAATAGCATAAGATGCTTGGGCGCTTGTGGCATAGGTCCTGTTGTTAAGATTAATGACAAGATTTTTGGCCATGTTAAAAAAGAAGATGTTGCAGGCATTATAAAGTCATATAGAGATAAGGAGGGCTTATGA
- a CDS encoding NADH-quinone oxidoreductase subunit NuoF, translating into MKKNIRLQLMVCQGTGCISADSKILLENLKDLVKEKKLYDVEVIKTGCFGFCGEGPIVKVYPDNIFYTKVKPEDAKEIVEEHILNGRAVERLLYKNPATGKKIVNQHAMNFYEKQTRIALRNCGLINPEEINEYIARDGYQALGQVLTKMTPEQVVEEIIKSGLRGRGGGGFPTGIKWKTTLSSPGDEKYIFCNADEGDPGAFMDRSILEGDPHSVIEAMAIGGYATGANQGVIYIRAEYPLAIHRLEVAIKQAKSYGLLGKNIFDSGFDFDIIIRYGAGAFVCGEETALIHSVEGMRGEPTRKPPFPSIKGYLGKPTTVNNVETYANIPQIILKGADWYASMGTEGSKGTKVFALAGNVNNIGLVEVPMGITIREIVYDIGGGIPNGKKFKGVQIGGPSGGMITKENLDTPIDYENLKAIGAMMGSGGLIVMDEDTDMVELAKFYLEFTQDESCGKCTPCRIGTKRLLEMLTDLINQKSSLEKLPKIKSLCENIIETAACGLGQTAPNPILSTMRYFPEEYEKYAKGEVEKAYKIDPSKCIGCHRCAKNCPISCISGEIKKAHTIDKDKCIACGTCMGVCPVGAIIKP; encoded by the coding sequence ATGAAGAAAAATATTAGATTACAGCTTATGGTTTGCCAAGGTACAGGTTGTATTTCTGCTGATTCCAAGATTTTACTTGAAAATTTAAAAGATCTTGTGAAAGAGAAAAAATTATATGACGTAGAAGTTATAAAGACAGGCTGCTTTGGATTCTGTGGGGAAGGTCCAATAGTAAAGGTATATCCTGACAACATATTTTATACTAAAGTAAAGCCAGAAGATGCTAAAGAAATAGTTGAGGAACACATTTTAAATGGTAGGGCTGTCGAAAGATTACTTTATAAAAATCCTGCTACGGGCAAAAAAATTGTTAATCAACATGCGATGAATTTCTATGAAAAGCAAACAAGAATAGCTCTTAGAAACTGCGGACTGATAAATCCAGAAGAAATAAATGAATACATAGCTAGAGATGGATATCAGGCGCTCGGACAAGTTTTAACTAAGATGACCCCAGAACAAGTAGTAGAAGAAATTATAAAATCGGGACTTCGAGGTAGAGGCGGTGGAGGATTTCCTACTGGTATAAAATGGAAAACTACACTTTCATCTCCTGGTGACGAAAAGTATATTTTTTGCAATGCTGACGAAGGAGACCCTGGTGCATTTATGGATAGATCCATATTGGAAGGTGATCCCCACTCTGTAATTGAAGCCATGGCGATAGGGGGATACGCTACTGGAGCTAATCAAGGGGTAATTTATATAAGAGCAGAATATCCGCTCGCCATACATAGGCTAGAGGTTGCAATTAAACAGGCAAAATCTTATGGACTATTGGGGAAAAATATTTTCGATTCAGGTTTTGACTTTGATATTATAATTCGCTATGGAGCAGGCGCTTTTGTTTGTGGCGAAGAAACCGCTCTAATCCACTCTGTCGAAGGTATGCGTGGAGAGCCTACAAGAAAACCACCATTTCCTTCTATAAAAGGTTATTTGGGCAAACCTACAACTGTAAACAACGTTGAAACATATGCCAACATACCTCAAATAATATTGAAGGGAGCTGATTGGTATGCTTCCATGGGTACTGAGGGGTCTAAGGGCACAAAGGTTTTTGCTCTTGCTGGCAATGTAAATAATATAGGACTTGTTGAAGTGCCTATGGGTATTACGATTAGAGAAATTGTATATGATATTGGTGGCGGAATTCCAAATGGTAAAAAGTTCAAAGGCGTTCAAATTGGTGGACCATCTGGCGGTATGATTACCAAAGAAAATTTGGATACACCGATAGATTACGAAAATTTAAAAGCGATTGGGGCTATGATGGGCTCGGGTGGATTGATTGTCATGGATGAAGATACCGATATGGTAGAGCTTGCAAAGTTTTATCTTGAATTCACTCAAGACGAATCTTGCGGAAAGTGTACTCCTTGTAGGATAGGAACTAAAAGGTTACTTGAAATGCTCACTGATTTAATAAATCAAAAATCATCGCTCGAAAAACTGCCAAAGATAAAAAGCCTATGCGAAAACATTATTGAAACAGCAGCTTGTGGACTTGGGCAAACCGCACCAAATCCTATACTTTCAACAATGAGATATTTTCCTGAAGAATATGAAAAATATGCCAAAGGAGAAGTTGAAAAAGCTTATAAAATTGATCCTAGTAAGTGTATAGGCTGTCATAGATGTGCTAAAAATTGTCCAATATCTTGTATAAGTGGGGAAATAAAGAAAGCTCATACAATAGATAAAGACAAATGTATAGCTTGTGGAACTTGTATGGGAGTTTGTCCTGTTGGTGCTATCATTAAACCATAG
- a CDS encoding zinc dependent phospholipase C family protein: MINIYPASHKIIASCLASEFRKIYGVNLDETMIKWGSIAPDYLPYYKLKRHYIEESLPFIAKEICSLILVYRCLNIQKLRPGLLKYFSKKIGVISHYLSDYTCYPHMKRQTFYSNFKEHVIYEKNLEKFSISYRPKKIELSSNIIDYTSSESRMLDQIMNLINDIVEEYKNSNHSYANDLDYAYSLSLTVGDYIMQNILYCSLGNLAMAG; the protein is encoded by the coding sequence GTGATTAATATTTATCCTGCATCTCACAAAATTATAGCATCATGTCTTGCTTCGGAGTTTAGGAAAATTTACGGAGTAAATCTTGATGAAACGATGATTAAATGGGGATCAATAGCACCAGACTATCTCCCTTACTATAAATTAAAAAGACACTATATCGAAGAAAGCTTGCCCTTTATTGCAAAGGAAATATGTTCACTAATCCTTGTTTATAGATGTTTGAATATACAAAAATTAAGACCTGGATTACTCAAATATTTCAGCAAAAAAATAGGTGTGATTTCTCACTACCTTTCTGATTATACATGTTACCCACACATGAAGAGACAGACTTTTTATAGTAACTTTAAAGAACATGTCATTTATGAAAAAAATTTAGAAAAATTTTCAATCTCATATAGACCTAAAAAAATCGAGCTTAGCTCCAATATAATTGACTATACAAGCAGCGAAAGCAGAATGTTAGATCAAATTATGAATCTTATAAATGACATAGTAGAAGAATACAAAAACAGCAATCACTCCTATGCCAATGATTTAGACTATGCTTATAGTTTGTCACTGACAGTCGGAGACTATATAATGCAAAATATTTTATATTGTAGCCTTGGCAATTTAGCTATGGCTGGATAA
- a CDS encoding glycosyl hydrolase family 18 protein, with the protein MKKILTLLIGLIILVGGVFLGLKFLQRGTSATSDKFKGLNFICENEVVDKSDFDRIDGQYYLSFDFIKNKIDPNISYDNGQITINGSSGTKRFKVGENQALINNQTIGLRDPIIEKNGKIYLPIEAFIYDYPVDFRFVEDKNLILMDFTNKNYQIGTAKGSGTNMRESNSKSSPIVSKISDKDDLYVYGIEKGWYLVRQVNGYLGYVREDLIDTSEDRVRPHKEDNLRITKKPLNLLWDYTYGPQSDASVLNIRPIPGLNVICPTWFSIKDGSGEIIDRGRKDYVTKYNELGIQVWAYLDNSFSDEITKEFLSNSASRGYAINRLLNSCKKYGLTGLNIDFEQFSIENRDAFTEFVKEIYETFSKEKILVSVDVTPQISKDVSKETYNRAELSKYCDYLIVMTYDQHWSSSEKAGSVAQYKWVEGNINNLFKTVPREKLVLGMPLYSRYWSTKDNKTTSKTISMEDSKNIISQKGLAPKWDEESKQDYVEFQEDGATKQIWVEDASSIGWKASLCVKYNLAGLASWRKDFETYNIWDTIQNVLSNVRYLDKDGKELDDSEFKYPNYFRK; encoded by the coding sequence ATGAAAAAAATACTGACCTTGCTAATAGGGTTGATTATATTGGTAGGCGGAGTCTTTTTGGGACTTAAATTTTTGCAAAGAGGAACATCGGCAACTTCTGATAAATTTAAAGGCTTGAATTTCATATGCGAAAATGAAGTTGTAGATAAAAGTGATTTTGATAGGATTGATGGTCAATACTATCTTTCTTTTGATTTTATAAAAAATAAAATTGATCCAAATATAAGTTATGACAATGGTCAAATTACAATAAATGGGTCAAGTGGAACTAAGAGATTCAAAGTTGGAGAAAATCAAGCTCTTATAAATAATCAAACCATAGGCCTAAGAGATCCTATTATAGAAAAAAACGGAAAGATATACCTTCCTATTGAAGCTTTTATATATGATTATCCAGTGGATTTTCGATTTGTAGAAGATAAGAATCTAATTTTAATGGATTTCACAAACAAAAATTATCAAATTGGTACTGCCAAAGGAAGTGGGACTAATATGAGAGAATCGAATTCTAAATCTTCTCCAATAGTTTCTAAAATCAGCGACAAAGATGATTTGTATGTATATGGCATCGAAAAGGGTTGGTATTTAGTAAGGCAAGTAAATGGTTATTTAGGCTATGTAAGGGAGGATTTGATTGATACTTCTGAGGATAGAGTAAGACCTCATAAGGAAGATAATCTTAGAATAACAAAAAAACCGCTTAATTTGTTGTGGGATTATACTTATGGGCCTCAATCAGATGCCAGTGTACTTAATATAAGACCAATTCCCGGGTTAAATGTAATATGTCCTACTTGGTTTTCTATAAAAGATGGCAGCGGAGAAATTATAGACAGAGGTCGCAAGGACTATGTTACTAAGTATAATGAACTTGGTATCCAAGTCTGGGCTTATCTTGATAATTCTTTTAGTGATGAAATAACTAAAGAATTTTTATCAAATTCAGCGTCTAGGGGCTATGCAATAAATAGACTCTTAAATTCTTGCAAAAAATATGGCTTGACTGGTCTTAATATTGACTTTGAGCAATTTTCTATTGAAAATAGGGATGCTTTTACAGAGTTTGTGAAAGAGATATATGAAACTTTTTCTAAAGAGAAAATTCTTGTATCTGTCGATGTGACGCCACAAATATCTAAGGATGTGAGCAAGGAAACTTACAATAGGGCTGAGCTTAGTAAATACTGTGATTATTTAATTGTAATGACTTATGATCAGCACTGGAGCTCAAGTGAAAAAGCTGGAAGTGTTGCTCAGTACAAGTGGGTTGAAGGTAATATAAACAATCTTTTCAAAACCGTGCCTAGAGAAAAATTAGTTTTGGGTATGCCTCTTTACTCTAGATATTGGTCGACTAAGGATAACAAGACCACTTCAAAGACTATAAGCATGGAAGATAGCAAAAATATTATTTCACAAAAAGGATTAGCTCCAAAATGGGACGAAGAATCCAAGCAAGACTACGTTGAATTTCAAGAAGATGGAGCCACTAAACAGATATGGGTAGAAGATGCAAGCTCTATAGGTTGGAAGGCGTCTTTATGTGTAAAATATAATCTGGCTGGTCTTGCAAGCTGGAGAAAAGACTTTGAAACTTATAATATTTGGGATACAATACAAAATGTACTTTCAAATGTACGCTATCTAGATAAAGATGGTAAAGAGCTAGATGATAGTGAGTTTAAATATCCAAATTATTTTAGGAAGTGA